GTAACAAACAGGTTGAAAAATGGGCCTCTCTGGGGATTTTAATTACTTATGTAAAATTAAGAGGTGAAAGAGCACATGCTAGGAGAACTTACTAAAGTTGAAAGAGAAAAGAAGTAGGAAGGGATTTGAGTTCATGAAAAGGCTCTACAACTTGATCTAGTTCCACTTGACATGAAACATGACCTCCTGACTCCAATACTTAAGATGAAAAGACCACAATTGTTAAATACTACAAGGATGTGATTGACACCATGTTCAAGGATGCTAAATAAATTTGCAAGGTTTGAAATTAACACCTTTTCTTTTTAACTAAATCTCCCCCTTTTTAtggtttttttgttttgtactATACATATTACTCAAATAATATgagattatttttatcaaaaatcgAATTATCTtgtaaaaagaataattaaaatcaaacatattgagCCCTTGCTGCCAATCTAGTACCAAATAAGAGAAGATAACATAAATAGTCACTTAATTATAGAATTAGGTTAAAAATGGTTCCTTGACTATACACTTAATAGATTTAGTCCTTAAACTATTAAGAAACTTATCAACTTTGGTTCTTTAACTATACATATCGATTTTAGCTCTTTAACTATACACTTACCGATTTTAACCCTTAACTATACACACCGATTTTAGtttttcaagtatttaaaaACTTGTTAGGCTTGGTCTTTGTCCATTTCTTTAAATACAAATAGTTTAGATTTATATTAACGGAATTCTTCATGCAATTAAATCTTTAACCCACTTCTAAGTTGTTTATCTATCCGACACTTTTTTCTTCAATctatttttatggaaaaaaataacgtcaacgatttaaaataaatttaatgagaaaaaaatcctaattttatttaatggaggataaaattaagcatatagttgTTGTTAACTGTTTGAGTCTGCACTtgaatatgttaataatttactCAAATCTCTTTACCCAAAATAAGACgaatagaataataaaattgatctatttaaaataaaaaatgaaaaattgcaAATAATaccattttataaatttcaatttctgaataattaaacaaattttgTTCAATGAAGTCGTCGGAGGACAAACTTTGGATTTAACgggtaatatttttttctttttgtaataaaatttaGCATATTCAAGTCATTATTAGCAATAATATGCTTCATTTTTTATCTTCTGTTGGATaaaattattacttatattttcttaccttgtgaattttattttaaatcgttGAGGTTAAGGTTCTTcgcattgaaaaaaaaaatagtgaagaaagagagagaaacaacaataaaattggTAAGAATTAAATTTCTCGAGGCATGAGTTCTGTTAATATAAATCTAAGTTATTTGTATAAGAAAATGGACAACGaacttgataattttttaaaatacttaaaaagactaaaatcaagaaaagtgATTTTTTATCTGAGGGAggagtgatattttttttttgtttgtttattaaAGCCAAACCAAGTTCCTGGTGTCTCTTCTTATCCATATACATGAGGGGCGCAGCAATGTTGGTGAGAGGCGTGGGATCCATATTGCAGATGCAGTTTGTCCAGCCATACGGCAGAGTTTCAAAAATTATGAACAAAATAATGGCAATTGATGCCGACAAACTCCGCTCTCAGTTTCTTCACCTCCTTCACACCCGTCGTACTCCACAAGgtcatttttttccttatatattGCTTTCTGTTATAGATTACAAATTACAATTGGAAAATACAAAAACACTTTCtaatttatttgtctttatGAGAATGACCTATGCTATCTCTTctatctgttttttttttctgagtAATGAAAGCATCAAAGTATTTTCGGAGTTGCTAGCGCCTTTATATTAGTCACTCAAATTCAATTTGTTTGTACATTTTGACTTGCACAAAATTAACTTACTATACTACTAAGTAGCAAATGAAGGATACTTATATATTGGCAGCATTCCGAGTAACTCCTCAACTTGGGGTTCTACCTGAAGATGTGGGGTGGTAGCTGCTGAATCTTCTACAACTGTATAGACGGATGAACTTACCTGTCTTGATTGTTACAAAGGGCGATACTAGAATGTTATTGAACAAAAGAATCAACATATTGCTTATGTAGCTTAGCTTAAGACCTTTAAGATGAAGGTTTCATTACCAATATATatgacacaaaatttaagaaaaatgacttgaagtaaagaaacataaaatgtaccaaaatgtcatCAAGTTTTATGGTCTTAAAAATGACAtgaggaaaattaaaattaaagagttactcgaaaaaaattgtattgaaATGGACTTAAACAGAAGGTGAGACAAACCAAATTGAAAACTAGGGAGCATCTGTTTCACTTTTCTTTGGCAATTAGTCAAAATATATTGACTTTCCACCTTTtgcacttttctttttttttaaaaaaaaaaatcggcATGGATTGTATCAAACTTGGGATACTTCTCTTTAAGtttcaacttttcaaaaatgaaattagaaaaagtacttgtataaatttttcatggacgacTGCCGTGGAGGCCTGAAAACAAGACAGTTCAAAAAAAGGACCATCTGTCTTTGCACTTTCGAGAATAGAATAGATGAGACGGCTGTAATTGACAAAGTAGGGGAGGTCAAATGGTGCTTTACTTTTTCATCTGCTCAGGTAGTTGATGGGGAATTTCGCTATAGTATTAACACAATATTCTCACTATTATTGGAACTTAGGAACTAGATTGAGGACATAGATAAAGTAAAAGTTGGGCTTTATGTGTCGTGTTGCAAGTGTTTCTTCCATTCATTCTCTATGATGCTCCGACTCTTCAGAAATGCCATCAGGTGTGGgtcggatcctccaaaagtagtgcatttgTGGAGTATCTGACACGGTATGACAACATGTTTGGAGAGTCCAAACAACTTAGAATATTTCCATAGTTACATAGTCTGAAGACCTGTAGCCACTTAACGCAACAATATCACTCTGCTACCGGATTTTCTTGTTTCAACTACACACGTCGATTGTTGAGATCagttttgtgtttttcctcATTTACTAGACTTGGTGGATTCTTTTCTTACTGCCCTGAGACTAATCAAAGAAGTTGTTATTTTCCTATATGTAATTCATTCCAGTTCCACTCTGTGTGATACCTGGGAAACCTGTGAATGATCCATTATATCAGGAATTTCCAAAGCCAATATTCAGTGAGGTCATACAACGCCTTCACAAGcttgatatttttgtttctgCACCTACTTCCCGTTATTTTTAcagatgatattttttaatacagGTAATGTCATCTTGCCCTAAAGAAGATATTCCCAATATGAAGGAACTTATTCAGGAGCAAAATTTCTACTTGACCACAGAGGTTATatggtttctattttttcattcctTCTTATGATTTCTTAAATGCAAATAGTTTCTACAAAGGTAAAAGACTTTAGGATAAATTTTAATTGTGCCTTTTTTCCCCATCATAAGTGTTAGTGAAAGTAGAAATATTCAGTGTTCCCCTTTCCTCCCTCCCCTAATGTGTAGGAAAAAAAGTATTACCGAGAGATAGAATACTATGCTTTGATCCCTTAATCATATTAGTTGGGAATTGGGATAGAACTTTTTTACCAGCTTTTTTGCTTGAAGTTTTCACTTCTCTTATGTATGAAGTCTAAAGAGAATAACTATTGTGTCAACTGGATTTTCtctataaaacaaaaatgactATGATTTAAGcaactacaacaacatacccagtgaaatcccacaaagtGGGATCTGGGGAGAGTAGaggggagggtagagtgtacatAGGCCTTACCACTACCTCTTAAACTTGAAGGTAGAGAAGTTGTTTCTGGCAAAGTAGTCTGTAAATGAAAAAATGGTAGCAGAGATGAGTATGATAACTAATAGTGAAATTGTGTGGAGCATATATGTATGGAACCGTAACCTCAACAAAAAGGTGCGATCACCTAAGCATATGTCCAATTATGGTCGGTTATTTGAATCCTCACTATTCATTTCACTTATTTGGACTGGAGTGCCTCAATGGTGTTTGAACAGTAAATAAGAGTGCCAAAGGTTCAGCGATAATTAAAAACGACTGAGCATAAGCAGTCAAATGAAGTGGCTGTGTCaattataattcttttgttacATGAAGAATCAGATGAATTGAATGAAGATTTATGTGGGAATGCTCATTTTTCAGAAGTAATGTTCTCAATGTCTCATCTATAAGTATTGCACATGAACTCACTGTTTCCAGGAAGGAGAGCAAGGACGGTTGCCTGTCTTGGTATTGAGCATGAAGGAAGCCACTAAGAAAAAGAGGCCAGCTATTGTCTTCCTGCATAGTACAAACAAATGTAAAGAGTGGTTACGGCCATTGCTTCAGGTGATATTCTGTTTTCTCAAAAGTACTCCCCATATTACCATCGAGCAGAAGAAATGAGTGACAATTGTATgtacaattttgatattttcttttttggattCAGGCATATGCTTCAAGGGGATACATAGCTGTAGCAATTGATTCTCGATACCATGGAGAACGTGCCACCAATACGACAACATATCGTGATGTAAGAACAGGTGCATTTGCTCTTTGCTTCTGTTCTTCTCTTGGTTATCTTCTCAGAAGAAAAAAGTACACTCAGGTCTAATAGGCTATTTGTGCACTGTCCTATATGTAGTATGTACAATTGTTCTGCATTTAGTAGAAAAATCTTTGGCCTTTTTGTTTTGAAGGATCCATTTTGTTGCGCCTGTACAAGTACTTCGCTTATTCGGAGTATAAACAATGTCGGAGAGTACTTGATACCCTGTTATTATTGACTTTTTATTAAGGAGGAGAAATCAGGAACTGAACTTGCATTCTATTTTCTTTCGGTTAAATGCTATTATCTGATTGAGTTGATTATCCTTGCTGCTTTTTCTACAATACAGGCCCTTATATCGTCATGGAAAAAAGGTGATACAATGCCGTTCATATATGATACGGTAAGGAAATAGAAATTTGTTGTTGACAAAGTACAGTGTTCAGTGTCAAACTACAGGGCTTATTATCTAATATCTGTCTAGCCTCTGAGGATAATAATTCTCTGCAAATTTTGAAGGTGTGGGACTTGATAAAACTAGCGGATTATCTAACAGAGAGGGAAGATATTGACTCGTCAAGGATAGGAATTACTGGTGAATCACTTGGAGGTTAGGCGAGTCACTTGACAATTTACATGCAATATCTAACTGTTTCTTAAACATGTGGAGTTCATATATGTTCTGTGTTGCAGGTATGCATGCATGGTTTGCTGCATTTGCCGACACTCGTTTTTCAGTGGTTGTTCCTATAATCGGAGTTCAGGTGACCCTTACTTGAGTATTAGGTTGTGTGAAGATGAGGAAATATTTGCGGATATATCAATAGGAGATCTATTATGGAGATCTTGTGATAAGGTTGCAGGGATTTCGGTGGGCTATTGAGCATGATCGATGGCAGGCAAGAGTTGACAGTATCAAAGATGTGTTTGAAGGTGGCATAAACTAGTTTAACTTTTAATTGGCTTTATCAGCTTCTTATTAGTGTTCTATATGTGGGTCTTAACATACCGGAGATATCATTTGTTTGTCCTTTCAGAAGCACGTTCCGATTTAGGCAAGAATGAAATTGACAAAGAAGTGGTTGAGAAGGTCAGGATTTCGTCCTTCTTAGTACCCTTTCTTGCATATTTGCATGTCGAGCAAGCGACTTGATCATTTTGTTATAGTTATCAGTTCCCAAAATGTAGCACAAGAAGTTGTTAACTTCTAATGATAATATTCATCAACCAAATATTTCTATTTGACGTTAATTAGAATACATGACCAGGTCTGGGACAGAATTGCTCCAGGTTTGGCTTCTCAATTTGATTCACCATACACCGTCCCAGTCATTGCCCCACGCCCTTTGCTGATTTTAAATGGTACGATCTATCCATTCATATGATTTGTTATACTTCATGCCATCACCATTTAGTACACATAAATTATCAAGTATTTACCATTTCAAATTTGTGGTAATAGCTGGAAGATAACTCTACATTTGTGATATGTAGGAGAGGAAGATCCGCGTTGTCCAATTGCTGGCCTGGATATTCCAACGTCAACAGCCCAGGAAGTTTGTGCAGATGCTGACTGTCCACTTAATTTCAAGGTACAAAGTTATTCAAGATAGTGAAAGTCGCAAGAAGTTAAAACGTTAGTGTTTGTACATATAAGTTTGTTTCCAGTTTTCACgctattttttgaaatttttgttctttGTAACATTTCAGCTGACAGTTCAAGCTGGTATTGAGCATCAAATGACTCCATTGATGGTAAAGGAAGCTAGCAATTGGTTTGACAAGTTCCTTAGAATGTAATCGATATACATTTTTCTCAGCTACTATTTGCATTCTGATTAAAGTTCGGGACAAGTGATATCAAAGATTATGAAATTACTTggaataatttaaattacaattttataccatgtcaattttatgttttatataaagttcAATTAGCATCAACTCCACATTTATATtcacttattatttattttatatgtaacataatttattattcatatcattactttttaaattattcatatCTCGTATAATGATGATTATTCTCACCAATAtagaatttattattattttaagtcgATTTCTATTTTGTCATTTATATATCActaaattcatttatttaattaaatttatttaccaatcaaattgatgaaagagaaaaataaaataaaatgaggagggaaataaatatttcacaaataagaattttgaaaattataaaccTATATAAGTTTTAAGGTCAATAATTATGAGTATCTATAAAATCACCAATTAAAAATGGGCATGAGTGTGCACACTCTATATTCCTCATCAACATTTATGAtgtattattctattttaaaatagtttatacaGTAATTAAGTCCTaactaaatataatttcatgagATTTCAGATATAATTCAAATCttgttcaaataaaaataaaactttcttataaagaaacaaaacttAATACAATCATCACATAAACtgccaaaaaaatattttctctatggTCAATAAATCCTGCGCTTATAATAAGACTCATAATACTCTTCATTCGAATCTTAAGgggtaaaattaaaaatggctTCTTCAatattctctcttcttttccttACTATTTGTTCTCTTTCTCATGTTCTTTCATACTCATCAAAAAATTTATTGGATTCCCATGATCCTATGAAAACAATGGCTGAAAAATTCATTAGTCAACTTAATTTATTCCCTAAACATgacataaatattattgtttctTCAAAAGATCAAATAGTTGATCAACAAAGACTATTTGAAAAGAAGTTGATTTTATCTTATCTTGGTCATTCTGGTGCTACTGTTCAAGACTTAGCTCATCATGCTGGATATTATCATCTTCTGCATACTAAAGCTGCAAGGTTATATTTCTTATCTCGAGTTAATATCTTAAATGATCACTTGTAGAAATTTATTGTTTATCtcgaataattattattttttatagaagaaaattgttatgaaaaaagaaatgtgACTTTTTATGAGATGATGATAAGTATCAGTTGTCAACTGAGAAATCCAGTCCTTTTTGTCTatcaatattaatttatgtgataccttttaaattttaatcgaGATTCAAATTAGTTCTTTTTCAATtgtagtttatttatattttttttaaatattttgattattaattcTTGTGACTTAATTTATGTTACACTTTATAGATTTCGATCGAAATTCAAattagttcttttttttaactatagtttatttatatttcttttaaataattattgtaacttacattactttttaaatggtttctaaaaatgaaaattttatttcaaaacctGGCTGATTATCTTGAAATCTGAATTgtatcataatgaaaatgtatttTAGTATAGATTGTTTTGTTcttattcttttcatattataatgattttaattaattaatgaaaaattactattttttattttgttttgtataggatgttttattttttctttgaatcaaGGAGTAACAAAGAATGATCCAGTAGTGATGTGGCTAACAGGAGGGCCAGGTTGTAGCAGTGAATTGGCTTTGTTTTATGAAAATGGACCTTTTCAAATATCACATAATATGTCTCTTGTCTGGAATGAATTTGGCTGGGACAAGGTAAAGTATTAATTTTAactgatatttttaaaattataagattaaCAGATAGTATAGTTCAGATAtacaagattcaaaaattttagttccttttttattttcttttaactctATTTTTTATCAGACTAGAAAAACAAATCGAAACATATAAGTAATTATTAGCAACTTGTTATTGAACATTTTGCTCTTATGCAAAGTATCTTCTCGACTACTACTGACTAATCTTCTTTAAGTTAACATCTTACTGATCATTAGTTGTGACTGATtagtagattttttattttttattttaatttgaagtaGTTAACGCTTATTGACTTATGTGAATGTTAGTTCTCTATCTCTAAACTAGTTTATATTAACTTAATCAAtaaattcaatgaaaaattaaagggcctaaaatatctttgaaatattagaaatgatataaaattactctccatccacctattggcttcaaaatacttttctcatccacctattggatTCACAattaaccacttatttaatgattttaaatttaaatattttttttatacacgACGtttaactatttgttataatttaactacccattactaattaaatcacATCCAATTAATAAACTCGCTCTATTACTAATGCACAACACGAAAGCTACTACAAATGAGTGTTTATAAAAATTTGAtgcgaaaatatctatagaagtacattatcatacattcaagtccttaatcaaaattttaattcaagtgtccaaataaaaattaccgataaacttaaaagtttgactatgttcatcttaattattcatccgtctcaattatgtgatgttacttaataAATagcttttttaaaaagatatattaaagtttaatatttaaaataaataataaatatttataaaataatatttaaaagttcatgaattaattcaaaaaatgctacttctttaccttaaatcataaatttaagactttaaagatattttaggctttttttataaattcaatattaattaCTGTAAAGGTATTCCTCAATATTGAATGTACATACcataacaaatatgaaaaatattttataaaatagagTTCCAACAATGTTAGCATGTAACTTTCCTTCTTAGGATGAAAATTTATATGGGGAAATTAAGTAAATCTCCCACAAAGGTAAAATAGttacaaatatatatctttCCATATTTATATCcactaaataattatattatataatttttaactaattttactTAATTGATACTAAATAAGTATCATATGCTATATTGATATCATTAAGACCGATAATTTAGTTGAtattaaattagtatatatatattggtatcATTAAAGTTTCTTGTTTAGAAATGAGAAAAGGCATAAAGTCAACACTTAAGTTATgtcgaattttcaaaaagacattTTAACTTTGCAACAGTCTTATTACTCCAATAAACAATTTTGAatagatataattatattattttttgtacttgaCATAGAGTGGTGTGCACTCTCTCAAAGAGAGTGAGCaacctataataaataatataattttattttttataagtactttattataaaatatattttcttatttttcttgttattttaactttttttcctttttattttttctttctctttcttctttcttctttcttctttcttcttcaaaaatccaTTCTCATCTCCATCCATTAAAGCTCTTAGTTTCAATGTCATTATTCTTACCACAACTTCACCTCTCTTTTTTATTACTATGAATATTACtctctttcattttaaaatttcatctaaatatttttttaaatttcgaaCAATTTAATAAACACATTATATTTCATGATGATCAAACAATATCATATAGCTTTTTTATCCGATTTCaattaagttctttcaatttttgcgaattaattgattcttttaatattatcatttctaattttgaatttatatgaaaatgagtagtTTATGATACCTTctaaattttcttagaaaaataattaattttgctatcaataattcaataaagtctaaaaagtaataaaaattctataaagaatttgaccagaagaagaaaaagaaaataaaaaaaaattggagtaGGGCTCAATTTGACATGGGGTGTAGGAGGTGAAGAAAGAAAAGGATAATGGAGGAATGAATCATTTGAAAGTGAGAGGAGGGAGATGAACTgaaattttaaaagtcaaaaagtaagagatagagagaaataaagttaaaaaagagATAAggaaaactcaaaataaaaaaaatacattttaaattaaattaacatgtGTCATATAATGATTGGTGTGTGAACACACTTGCTTCTTAAAACTTGGGGTTGATCGAAAAATggcataataatatattttcaaaattgtttagtgggGTAATAAGATAGTTACAAAATTAAGGTGTCTTTTTGCAAATTCGAGACAAGATCAGTGatgactttatgtcttttctctttaaaaattaatcattagtcaatgatactataagaatatatatacattctAAGTATCATTGACTAATGAATAATTTCTAAACAAGAGACCTTAATGATAGACATATACTCTTATAGCATCATTAGGGGGTGACTCGACAgtgtttaaaaaaaagacatgtgtCTTTAGCCCCCAAATTTAAGGGGGctcattttaaataataataggttataagttatattttaacaaattttgaatactgtttgtagaaaaagtaatcttttcatgaaaattgaaggaattattagaagaaattagACATATTTGAAGTACTATatctcataaaaaataatttaaaataagaatggtgatattatcaattgaaaactagaagaaatcaattttataaaagttattGACGATTCAAGTTTAAGGCCcgtttaatatttcttttaggCCACTAATATGCTTGAGCCGCTCCTAAATATCATTCACAAACGAGTAATTTCTTAACTAGAGACCTTAATGATACCAATACTGATTTAATACTTCCTCTTTCcctaattatttgttcatttttaaattGTCACACCTATTAAAAAGCAATAATTGATATATAGTGAGTTTACCATTTTAACTCTATTAATTACAAAGTTGATAGATTAAAAATTGtcctattatttttaaagtaattaattaagggtataatgagcaatttttttttccattcttaatttattaaaatgaacaagtaattagaaataattaaaaaaaatatgaataaataattagaaacaGAAAAAGTAccaattaaacaaaataatcaaCCTCAATGATATCTATATGATATAGTTGTATGGGTTAAAACCTTTGG
This DNA window, taken from Solanum lycopersicum chromosome 5, SLM_r2.1, encodes the following:
- the LOC101255596 gene encoding uncharacterized protein isoform X1, producing the protein MRGAAMLVRGVGSILQMQFVQPYGRVSKIMNKIMAIDADKLRSQFLHLLHTRRTPQVPLCVIPGKPVNDPLYQEFPKPIFSEVMSSCPKEDIPNMKELIQEQNFYLTTEEGEQGRLPVLVLSMKEATKKKRPAIVFLHSTNKCKEWLRPLLQAYASRGYIAVAIDSRYHGERATNTTTYRDALISSWKKGDTMPFIYDTVWDLIKLADYLTEREDIDSSRIGITGESLGGMHAWFAAFADTRFSVVVPIIGVQGFRWAIEHDRWQARVDSIKDVFEEARSDLGKNEIDKEVVEKVWDRIAPGLASQFDSPYTVPVIAPRPLLILNGEEDPRCPIAGLDIPTSTAQEVCADADCPLNFKLTVQAGIEHQMTPLMVKEASNWFDKFLRM
- the LOC101255596 gene encoding uncharacterized protein isoform X2, with protein sequence MPTNSALSFFTSFTPVVLHKVMSSCPKEDIPNMKELIQEQNFYLTTEEGEQGRLPVLVLSMKEATKKKRPAIVFLHSTNKCKEWLRPLLQAYASRGYIAVAIDSRYHGERATNTTTYRDALISSWKKGDTMPFIYDTVWDLIKLADYLTEREDIDSSRIGITGESLGGMHAWFAAFADTRFSVVVPIIGVQGFRWAIEHDRWQARVDSIKDVFEEARSDLGKNEIDKEVVEKVWDRIAPGLASQFDSPYTVPVIAPRPLLILNGEEDPRCPIAGLDIPTSTAQEVCADADCPLNFKLTVQAGIEHQMTPLMVKEASNWFDKFLRM